A region from the Methanothermobacter sp. genome encodes:
- a CDS encoding FprA family A-type flavoprotein encodes MKARKIADGVYYTGIIDWDRRTFDELVALPRGTSYNSYIVSGSSATALIDSAEPSKSSEFLGIIKEMETDIDYIISQHAEQDHSGTIPELLDMYPDAEVLGTPACIELLRELLRIDGNFRAVKDGETLSLGDKTLRFIVTPWVHWPDTMVTYLEEERILFTCDFFGSHLATSDIMEVPEGFLREAKRYYAHIMMPFSQMVTSNLRKISDLDISLIAPSHGPLVSMPDLIMDAYRRWTAGGSKTVIAYTTMHGSTGIMVERLTEKLMELDVSVRPINVAETDTGEFLTELVDASVLVVASPTVLTRPHPAVASALYLVNALRPPVKHIALMGSYGWGTLIESEVKGLLSNLNVEYLEPVLVKGLPREEDLQRIDELAIQIKEIGGELNGK; translated from the coding sequence ATGAAAGCCAGAAAAATTGCAGATGGGGTTTACTACACCGGTATCATTGACTGGGACCGGAGGACCTTTGATGAGCTTGTAGCCCTCCCAAGGGGCACAAGCTACAACTCGTACATCGTCTCTGGAAGCAGTGCCACGGCACTCATTGATTCTGCAGAGCCCTCAAAGAGCAGTGAATTCCTGGGGATCATAAAGGAAATGGAAACTGACATCGATTACATAATCTCCCAGCACGCAGAACAGGACCACTCAGGTACAATCCCGGAACTCCTTGACATGTACCCTGACGCAGAGGTCCTGGGGACGCCTGCCTGCATTGAACTCCTCAGGGAACTTTTAAGGATCGATGGAAACTTCAGGGCAGTTAAGGATGGCGAGACACTCTCACTGGGTGATAAAACGCTGAGGTTCATTGTAACACCCTGGGTGCACTGGCCTGATACCATGGTAACCTACCTTGAGGAGGAGCGGATACTCTTCACCTGCGACTTCTTTGGATCACACCTTGCAACATCTGACATCATGGAGGTGCCTGAGGGTTTCCTGAGGGAGGCCAAGAGGTACTACGCCCATATCATGATGCCCTTCAGCCAGATGGTCACATCCAACCTCAGGAAGATCTCGGACCTTGACATATCCCTCATAGCACCATCCCATGGCCCCCTAGTATCCATGCCCGACCTTATAATGGATGCATACCGGAGATGGACCGCAGGGGGCAGTAAAACGGTGATCGCCTATACCACCATGCATGGAAGCACAGGGATCATGGTTGAGAGACTCACAGAGAAGCTCATGGAACTCGATGTGAGTGTAAGACCCATCAACGTTGCAGAAACGGATACAGGGGAATTCCTCACGGAACTCGTGGATGCATCGGTTCTGGTTGTCGCATCACCCACGGTGCTCACAAGGCCCCACCCGGCAGTTGCATCGGCACTCTACCTTGTGAATGCACTGAGACCCCCGGTGAAGCACATTGCACTGATGGGATCCTACGGATGGGGGACACTCATTGAATCCGAGGTCAAGGGTCTGCTATCCAACCTGAACGTGGAGTACCTTGAACCAGTCCTTGTGAAGGGCCTTCCACGTGAGGAGGACCTTCAGAGGATAGATGAACTTGCCATTCAGATAAAGGAAATAGGGGGTGAATTAAATGGTAAGTGA
- a CDS encoding ferritin: MVSERMQEALNRQLNAELYSAYLYLSMAAYYEASDLPGFANWMRVQAQEELAHAMKFYDYLVQRGARVVLEEIERPPFEWESPLEVSKHVLEHERKVTGLINDLVDLAISERDHATNNFLQWFVAEQVEEEESAGSVLQKVRLASDSPSGLLMLDAELGKRVYNPPASEKGE; encoded by the coding sequence ATGGTAAGTGAAAGGATGCAGGAGGCCCTCAACAGGCAGCTCAACGCTGAACTCTACTCAGCATACCTCTATCTTTCAATGGCCGCCTACTATGAGGCCTCTGACCTCCCGGGATTTGCAAACTGGATGCGTGTCCAGGCCCAGGAGGAACTTGCACACGCAATGAAGTTCTACGACTACCTTGTCCAGAGGGGTGCAAGGGTCGTGCTTGAGGAGATAGAGAGACCACCATTCGAGTGGGAGTCCCCACTGGAGGTATCCAAGCATGTCCTGGAACATGAGAGGAAGGTCACAGGACTCATAAATGACCTCGTTGACCTTGCAATCTCAGAGAGGGACCATGCAACCAACAATTTCCTCCAGTGGTTCGTGGCAGAACAGGTTGAGGAGGAGGAATCCGCGGGTTCAGTGCTCCAGAAGGTGCGCCTTGCATCGGATTCACCAAGCGGCCTCCTCATGCTCGATGCGGAACTTGGAAAGAGGGTTTACAACCCACCAGCAAGTGAGAAGGGGGAATAG
- a CDS encoding peroxiredoxin produces the protein MGEKVYEVRKVKKKGRGMPLIGDKFPEMEVQTTHGMMKLPDEFKGKWFILFSHPADFTPVCTTEFVAFQEVYPELRELDCELVGLSVDQVFSHIKWIEWIEENLDTEIEFPVIADTGRVADTLGLIHPARPTNTVRAVFVVDPEGIIRAILYYPQELGRNIPEIVRMIRAFRVIDAEGVAAPANWPDNQLIGDHVIVPPASDIETARKRKEEYECYDWWLCHRSIGGD, from the coding sequence ATGGGGGAGAAGGTATACGAAGTCAGAAAGGTGAAGAAGAAGGGGCGCGGCATGCCCCTCATAGGGGATAAATTCCCTGAAATGGAGGTCCAGACAACCCATGGGATGATGAAACTCCCTGATGAATTCAAGGGGAAATGGTTCATACTCTTCAGCCACCCTGCAGACTTCACACCTGTCTGCACAACAGAGTTCGTGGCGTTCCAGGAGGTCTACCCTGAACTGAGGGAACTTGACTGTGAACTTGTGGGCCTCAGCGTTGACCAGGTCTTCTCACACATCAAGTGGATCGAATGGATAGAGGAGAACCTTGATACAGAGATCGAGTTCCCTGTGATAGCGGATACAGGGAGAGTCGCGGATACCCTTGGACTCATACACCCTGCGAGGCCCACAAACACTGTGAGGGCGGTATTTGTGGTTGACCCTGAGGGGATAATCAGGGCGATACTTTACTATCCACAGGAACTTGGAAGGAACATCCCTGAGATCGTGAGGATGATACGTGCCTTCAGGGTCATAGATGCCGAGGGTGTCGCTGCACCTGCAAACTGGCCCGATAACCAGCTCATCGGTGACCATGTGATAGTCCCACCGGCATCTGATATTGAAACCGCCCGGAAAAGGAAAGAGGAATACGAATGCTATGACTGGTGGCTATGCCACCGCAGCATAGGTGGTGATTAG
- a CDS encoding superoxide dismutase, which yields MEKKFYELPELPYPYDALEPYISEEQLRIHHEKHHQAYVDGANAILRKLDDARENDEEVDIKAALKELSFHVGGYVLHLFFWGNMGPADECGGEPGGRLAEYIERDFGSFERFKKEFSQAAVSAEGSGWAVLTYCQRTDRLFIMQVEKHNVNVIPHFRILMVLDVWEHAYYIDYRNVRPDYVDAFWNIVNWKEVEKRFDDLF from the coding sequence ATGGAGAAAAAATTCTATGAACTCCCTGAACTCCCATACCCCTACGATGCCCTTGAACCATACATATCAGAGGAGCAGCTGAGGATACACCATGAGAAGCACCATCAGGCCTACGTGGATGGGGCCAATGCCATCCTCAGAAAACTCGACGATGCCCGGGAGAATGACGAGGAAGTTGACATCAAGGCGGCCCTCAAGGAACTCTCATTCCACGTTGGGGGCTATGTCCTGCACCTATTCTTCTGGGGTAACATGGGACCCGCAGATGAGTGCGGTGGGGAACCAGGTGGACGGCTTGCAGAGTACATAGAGAGGGACTTCGGAAGCTTTGAACGCTTTAAAAAAGAGTTTTCTCAGGCTGCTGTCAGTGCAGAGGGATCAGGCTGGGCTGTGCTCACCTACTGCCAGAGGACCGACAGGCTCTTCATAATGCAGGTTGAAAAGCACAATGTCAACGTGATACCCCACTTCAGGATCCTCATGGTCCTTGATGTATGGGAACACGCCTACTACATTGACTACAGGAACGTGAGACCCGACTACGTTGACGCATTCTGGAACATCGTAAACTGGAAAGAGGTCGAAAAACGCTTCGACGACCTCTTCTAA
- a CDS encoding phenylacetate--CoA ligase family protein: protein MIWNREMECISREELEELQLKRLQDTVRRAYENVPYYHEAFEKEGVYPEDIESLDDITRLPYTTKDDLRKVYPFGMFAVPRKEIVEVHTSSGTTGKPVVSGYTREDIEIWSEVMARGLTMMGLTEDDVIQNTHGYGLFTGGFGVHYGAQKIGATVIPISTGQTRRQIEIMKDFGTTVMIFTPSYGLYLSEVAAEEGFDPAESQLKAIGFGAEMWTEEMRAEIERRFNAPAFNIYGLTEIMGPGVAMECSEKNGLHVAEDHFYPEIIDKNGERVGPGERGELVLTTLTRVGMPVIRFRTKDITSIDYEPCACGRTLARISRITGRVDDMLKVRGVSVFPSQIEKALLRIDGIEPHYQIIVTRPHLMDELEVRVETSPELFSDDIRQMVETRDRIEEFIENEIGLRVKVTLVEPGTIPRSEGKAVRVIDKRNL from the coding sequence ATGATCTGGAACAGGGAAATGGAATGTATAAGCAGGGAGGAACTGGAGGAACTTCAGCTTAAAAGACTTCAGGACACAGTAAGGAGGGCATATGAAAACGTACCCTACTACCATGAGGCCTTCGAGAAGGAGGGCGTGTACCCCGAGGACATAGAGTCACTGGACGACATCACAAGGTTACCCTACACCACCAAGGACGACCTCCGCAAGGTCTACCCCTTCGGGATGTTCGCTGTCCCCAGGAAGGAGATAGTGGAGGTCCACACATCCTCAGGAACCACAGGAAAACCCGTTGTCTCAGGGTACACCAGGGAGGACATAGAGATATGGAGTGAGGTTATGGCAAGGGGCCTCACAATGATGGGCCTCACAGAGGATGACGTCATCCAGAACACCCACGGCTACGGCCTCTTCACAGGAGGATTCGGGGTCCACTACGGCGCCCAGAAGATCGGGGCAACCGTTATCCCCATCTCAACCGGACAGACAAGAAGGCAAATAGAGATAATGAAGGACTTCGGGACAACGGTCATGATATTCACCCCATCCTATGGCCTCTACCTCTCCGAGGTTGCAGCTGAGGAGGGCTTTGACCCTGCCGAATCCCAGTTAAAGGCCATAGGATTCGGGGCTGAGATGTGGACAGAGGAGATGAGGGCCGAGATAGAGAGGAGGTTCAATGCACCGGCCTTCAACATATACGGTCTCACTGAAATCATGGGGCCAGGGGTTGCAATGGAGTGCAGTGAGAAGAATGGCCTTCACGTTGCAGAGGACCACTTCTACCCTGAGATCATAGATAAGAACGGTGAAAGGGTCGGCCCAGGTGAAAGGGGGGAGCTGGTACTCACAACACTCACACGGGTGGGGATGCCGGTTATAAGGTTCAGGACAAAGGATATAACCTCAATAGACTATGAGCCCTGTGCCTGTGGCAGGACCCTTGCAAGGATCTCAAGGATCACAGGTAGAGTCGATGACATGCTCAAGGTCAGGGGAGTTTCAGTGTTCCCATCACAGATAGAGAAGGCGCTCCTCCGCATAGATGGTATTGAGCCCCACTACCAGATAATAGTGACAAGGCCCCACCTCATGGATGAACTTGAGGTGAGGGTGGAGACCTCCCCTGAACTCTTCTCAGATGACATCCGGCAGATGGTGGAGACCAGGGACCGGATCGAGGAGTTCATAGAAAACGAGATAGGCCTGAGGGTTAAGGTGACCCTGGTTGAACCAGGAACGATACCAAGGAGTGAGGGGAAGGCAGTAAGGGTGATAGATAAGAGGAACCTTTAA
- a CDS encoding ACT domain-containing protein: protein MRVKQISIFLENKKGRLWKALSTLAEAGINLRALSLADTSEFGILRLIVPEPERAADVLEKSGFVLKLKDVVAVEMDDRPGGLASILGVLKDYDLNLDYIYAFVHEKKDKAILFMSTEDLDALEEALRDAGIRMVPPEEVYSL from the coding sequence ATGAGGGTTAAGCAGATATCAATATTTCTTGAAAACAAGAAGGGAAGGCTCTGGAAGGCACTGAGTACACTTGCGGAGGCAGGTATAAACCTGAGGGCCCTATCACTTGCAGATACATCAGAATTCGGGATACTCAGGCTCATAGTACCTGAACCTGAACGCGCGGCAGATGTGCTTGAGAAGAGTGGCTTTGTTCTTAAGCTGAAGGACGTCGTCGCAGTTGAAATGGATGACAGACCAGGGGGCCTTGCCTCAATCCTCGGGGTCCTCAAAGACTATGACCTGAACCTTGACTACATATACGCATTTGTCCATGAAAAAAAGGATAAGGCGATACTCTTCATGAGTACAGAGGACCTGGATGCCCTTGAAGAGGCCCTGAGGGATGCCGGGATCCGGATGGTTCCACCAGAGGAGGTATACTCCCTCTGA
- a CDS encoding MarR family transcriptional regulator, whose amino-acid sequence MKAFRKKGELTRFQVLSEIARRQPYVRQRDIADELGITVQAVSENIKSLIAEGLVEAGSGRSHYKITRKGGEKLKSAAVSLRQYADEVLEYMSSYKSIWPAIAWEDLNAGDEVELFMDDGVLYARRRTNGEAHAIVMKGASEGEDVALTELSGTIPLQRGKVTIAVLPAISEGGSGAADLERIRELTHGQDRIGIMGTVSRAVATRLNLNVDFEFATPHAALAAAKRGLNVLVLAVGKMSRSITKKLEEEGIEYSVEDVRVKGE is encoded by the coding sequence ATGAAGGCTTTCAGGAAGAAGGGTGAACTTACACGGTTCCAGGTGCTGAGTGAGATAGCAAGGCGTCAGCCCTATGTGAGGCAACGGGATATAGCAGATGAACTGGGAATAACGGTCCAGGCAGTGTCTGAGAACATAAAGAGCCTCATAGCAGAGGGCCTTGTGGAGGCAGGAAGTGGAAGGTCCCACTACAAGATAACAAGGAAGGGTGGTGAGAAGCTCAAGAGTGCCGCGGTGAGCCTCAGGCAATACGCCGATGAGGTCCTGGAGTACATGAGTTCCTACAAATCCATCTGGCCAGCCATCGCCTGGGAGGACCTCAACGCAGGTGATGAAGTGGAACTATTCATGGACGACGGCGTCCTATACGCCCGGAGGAGGACCAATGGTGAGGCCCACGCCATAGTCATGAAAGGTGCATCAGAGGGCGAGGATGTAGCCCTCACGGAACTCAGCGGCACCATACCCCTCCAGAGGGGAAAGGTGACCATCGCAGTTCTTCCGGCGATATCCGAGGGCGGTTCAGGGGCAGCGGACCTTGAAAGGATAAGGGAACTCACCCATGGCCAGGACAGGATAGGAATAATGGGGACAGTTTCAAGGGCCGTGGCGACCAGGTTAAACTTAAATGTTGATTTTGAATTTGCAACCCCCCATGCTGCCCTTGCAGCCGCAAAGAGGGGCCTCAATGTCCTCGTACTTGCAGTTGGTAAGATGAGCAGAAGTATAACAAAGAAACTGGAAGAGGAGGGCATAGAGTACTCGGTTGAGGATGTCAGGGTTAAGGGGGAGTAG
- the recJ gene encoding single-stranded-DNA-specific exonuclease RecJ has translation MNMNELEGALRRGRKLIDEAETITVYSHTDCDGITAATILSQLLEGLGKEHEINIININEVPEVDHDPDLTVFSDLGSGQMVHENMKKGSRVLILDHHPPVRKRNFEPPRGELLEINPIFYGMDGSTSISGGGLSYLLARQFGYTDLSWMGLLAAVGDMQNIMTGKMIGANRLILEDSIREGAVECCSDLTIYGRHTRSIVSALSYFGDVTLPTTNNTNECIARLKNLGIPLKNGETQRRLCDLTDDEKRKLFNEIYRMMVNEVPRRYHKYLPRLILGEVYELRSEERYTVFRDLSEFSTAVNACNRNSKWKLAMDIIGGDRHEKLEELEYVLREHRLYLAVTLDRIMEEELIRDMDNLQYFHAREVKPAVVGTVAGMLLGYGDWRRPMIGLAETGDGLKVSLRCSRLLAFDGIHFGSIMQMVAEKVGGSGGGHATACGAYIPSENEGEFLRLLNRAIEKVKVNG, from the coding sequence ATGAACATGAACGAACTCGAAGGTGCGCTCAGAAGGGGCCGTAAACTGATTGATGAGGCTGAGACGATTACAGTCTACAGCCACACAGACTGTGATGGTATAACAGCGGCAACCATCCTCAGCCAACTCCTTGAGGGTCTCGGGAAGGAACATGAGATCAATATAATCAACATCAATGAGGTCCCTGAGGTTGACCATGACCCGGATCTAACAGTGTTCAGTGACCTTGGATCCGGACAGATGGTCCATGAAAACATGAAAAAGGGCTCCCGTGTTTTAATACTTGACCACCACCCCCCCGTGCGAAAGAGGAACTTTGAACCTCCACGTGGTGAGCTCCTTGAAATAAATCCCATCTTCTATGGAATGGATGGCTCAACCAGCATCTCAGGTGGTGGACTATCATATCTACTTGCAAGGCAGTTCGGATACACGGATCTCAGCTGGATGGGCCTCCTTGCCGCGGTGGGTGACATGCAGAACATCATGACCGGTAAGATGATTGGGGCCAACCGGCTGATCCTGGAGGACAGTATAAGGGAGGGTGCGGTTGAGTGCTGCAGTGACCTTACAATCTACGGTAGACACACCAGGTCCATCGTAAGTGCCCTCTCATACTTCGGGGATGTCACCCTGCCAACAACAAACAATACCAACGAGTGCATAGCAAGGCTTAAGAACCTGGGAATACCCCTGAAAAATGGTGAAACCCAGAGGAGGCTCTGTGACCTTACAGATGACGAGAAAAGGAAACTCTTCAACGAGATATACCGTATGATGGTCAACGAGGTCCCAAGGAGGTACCATAAATACCTCCCCCGGCTCATACTCGGTGAGGTCTACGAGTTAAGATCAGAGGAGAGGTACACAGTATTCAGGGACCTCTCAGAGTTCTCAACCGCAGTTAACGCCTGTAACCGGAACTCAAAGTGGAAGCTTGCAATGGATATCATCGGGGGTGATCGCCATGAAAAACTGGAGGAACTCGAGTATGTCCTAAGGGAACACCGGCTCTACCTGGCAGTCACTCTCGACAGGATAATGGAGGAGGAACTCATAAGGGATATGGATAACCTCCAGTACTTCCATGCCCGGGAGGTGAAACCCGCAGTGGTGGGTACTGTTGCCGGTATGCTCCTGGGTTACGGTGACTGGAGGAGGCCCATGATAGGACTTGCTGAAACCGGTGATGGGCTCAAGGTTTCACTTAGGTGCTCCCGCCTCCTGGCATTTGACGGCATACACTTCGGTTCAATCATGCAGATGGTGGCGGAGAAGGTGGGGGGTAGTGGTGGTGGTCATGCCACTGCCTGCGGAGCATATATACCCTCTGAAAATGAGGGAGAATTCCTAAGACTCCTTAACAGGGCCATAGAAAAGGTGAAGGTGAATGGATGA
- a CDS encoding signal recognition particle subunit SRP19/SEC65 family protein, whose translation MIIWPAYLDSRKSRSQGRRVPLEYAVESPSASEILRAAKKLQLEARMESDKSYPSSWWESSGRVIVEYDGSKRELLIKLARLVRSSKKN comes from the coding sequence ATGATAATATGGCCAGCCTATCTCGATTCACGGAAGTCAAGGAGCCAGGGGCGAAGGGTGCCCCTTGAATACGCGGTTGAATCCCCAAGTGCCAGTGAAATACTCAGAGCCGCAAAAAAACTCCAGCTCGAAGCCCGTATGGAATCTGATAAGTCATACCCTTCCTCATGGTGGGAATCATCAGGGAGGGTTATTGTTGAATATGATGGGAGCAAGAGGGAACTCCTCATAAAACTTGCAAGGCTTGTGAGGTCCTCAAAGAAGAACTGA
- a CDS encoding uroporphyrinogen-III synthase has protein sequence MSTGKLKGLRGKTIALTRPAERVSAAVKLIECAGGRALVAPTLELRILKTDSLREVCRRAPEWDLVIFTSPAAVESLFSTCRDFHEKLRDDCIVAVIGPKTARAASEMGLMVDLVPKDYTAEGLLEALRKYDLRGMRVALPRTLSARKVLPSGLRERGAEVLVAEAYHSGIPEDTAPAEEMIEGILKGEVDAVTFTSPLTVENLFKIAGDKERDLIHALRGIHVAAIGPITLRKLEEYGLDAVIPERYTVRDMLAELSERMMEGE, from the coding sequence ATGTCTACCGGAAAATTAAAGGGTCTCAGGGGTAAAACCATCGCCCTCACAAGGCCCGCTGAGCGGGTATCCGCTGCTGTTAAACTGATCGAGTGTGCCGGTGGAAGGGCCCTCGTCGCCCCAACCCTCGAGCTGAGGATCCTGAAAACAGATTCCCTCAGGGAGGTGTGCCGGAGGGCCCCTGAATGGGACCTGGTTATATTCACCTCCCCTGCGGCTGTTGAATCCCTCTTCAGCACATGCAGGGACTTTCATGAGAAACTCAGGGATGACTGTATTGTCGCAGTTATAGGCCCCAAGACCGCCCGTGCAGCATCTGAGATGGGTCTCATGGTGGACCTGGTGCCTAAAGACTACACCGCAGAGGGTCTCCTGGAGGCCCTCAGAAAATACGACCTCAGGGGGATGCGGGTGGCCCTTCCAAGGACTCTCTCTGCAAGGAAGGTTCTTCCGAGTGGACTCAGAGAGAGGGGCGCGGAGGTCCTCGTTGCAGAGGCCTACCACTCAGGGATACCAGAGGACACTGCACCTGCAGAGGAAATGATAGAGGGTATACTAAAGGGGGAGGTGGATGCTGTTACATTCACAAGTCCCCTCACAGTGGAAAACCTCTTTAAAATTGCAGGTGATAAGGAGAGGGATCTTATCCATGCCCTCAGGGGGATACACGTGGCTGCAATAGGCCCCATAACCCTCAGAAAACTCGAGGAGTATGGTCTTGATGCAGTCATCCCAGAGAGGTACACGGTTAGGGACATGTTAGCCGAGCTTTCAGAGAGGATGATGGAGGGTGAATAA
- the cobA gene encoding uroporphyrinogen-III C-methyltransferase — protein MVVYLVGAGPGDPELITLKAIRVLERADVVVYDRLAGEEILRYAPEDAKLIYVGKKAGEHHKTQDEINRILVEEGKKHETVVRLKGGDPFVFGRGGEELLALREAGVEARVIPGVTSAVGVPTSAGLPVTHRGVATSFTVVTGHEDPTKPEKQVHWDYRADTLIILMGVGNVRENMQEIMKHRPPETPVCVIERGTTEDERVILGTLEDIAEKDLRPPGIIVVGEVVNVYRKIKGSQG, from the coding sequence ATGGTGGTTTATCTTGTTGGGGCGGGTCCAGGGGACCCTGAACTCATAACACTAAAGGCCATAAGGGTTCTCGAGAGGGCCGACGTGGTAGTGTATGACAGGCTGGCAGGTGAGGAGATACTCAGATATGCCCCTGAAGATGCAAAACTGATATACGTGGGTAAGAAGGCCGGTGAACACCACAAAACACAGGATGAAATAAACAGAATACTTGTTGAGGAAGGTAAGAAACATGAAACCGTGGTGAGGCTCAAAGGCGGCGACCCATTCGTTTTCGGGAGGGGTGGCGAGGAACTCCTTGCCCTCAGGGAGGCCGGCGTTGAGGCAAGGGTCATTCCAGGCGTGACCTCCGCTGTGGGCGTACCCACATCTGCAGGGCTTCCCGTGACCCACAGGGGCGTTGCAACATCCTTTACTGTTGTCACAGGACACGAGGACCCTACAAAACCTGAAAAACAGGTTCACTGGGATTACAGGGCCGACACCCTCATAATACTCATGGGTGTGGGTAACGTGCGGGAGAACATGCAGGAGATCATGAAGCACCGGCCCCCTGAAACCCCCGTCTGTGTGATTGAGAGGGGGACAACAGAGGATGAGAGGGTCATCCTCGGCACCCTTGAGGACATAGCAGAAAAGGATCTGAGGCCGCCTGGAATCATAGTGGTGGGTGAGGTTGTTAATGTCTACCGGAAAATTAAAGGGTCTCAGGGGTAA